A window of the Oscillospiraceae bacterium genome harbors these coding sequences:
- a CDS encoding glycosyltransferase: MSDLMENPKISVIVPVYNVGKYIGQCLNTLTHQTISVPYEVITINDGSTDNSLRVLQQYAAADSRIHIIDQPNTGVSAARTAGLKAARGEYICFVDGDDYVASNYLELLYRACVLNHADISCCYYYWHIICNDVLYEYPFRCRGVYNTEDSLNMLLRDVLIQSFLWCKMYRRELFIKSDVHFPNMCFEDLAVLHLIFAAAHRVAIIDDPLYFYNLHKDSTLGSISPKKVTDYIRAIAMIRDALQKGGQYEKYRESYHRLARKTRNNCYYYVAKMHLRQKDMHSYLADMQFVRRAIALCCKEDFRFSDVLKRLPAFSRKKGLAH; encoded by the coding sequence GTGTCTGACTTAATGGAAAACCCAAAAATTAGTGTAATTGTGCCCGTATATAATGTCGGCAAATACATTGGGCAGTGCTTAAACACGCTGACCCATCAGACCATTTCTGTACCCTATGAAGTAATTACAATCAATGACGGCTCCACCGACAACTCCCTGCGCGTGCTGCAGCAGTATGCGGCGGCAGACAGCCGCATACATATCATTGACCAGCCAAATACAGGTGTTTCTGCGGCACGTACAGCCGGCCTAAAAGCTGCACGCGGCGAGTACATCTGCTTTGTCGACGGCGACGACTATGTTGCCAGCAATTATCTGGAGCTGCTCTACCGCGCCTGTGTACTGAACCACGCGGATATTTCCTGCTGCTACTATTATTGGCATATTATCTGCAACGACGTGCTCTACGAGTATCCTTTCCGCTGCCGCGGCGTCTATAACACCGAGGATTCGCTGAATATGTTGCTGCGCGATGTGCTGATTCAGTCTTTTTTATGGTGCAAAATGTACCGGCGTGAGCTGTTTATAAAGTCTGACGTGCATTTCCCCAATATGTGTTTTGAGGATTTGGCGGTGCTGCACTTGATTTTTGCCGCTGCCCACCGGGTCGCTATTATTGATGACCCGCTTTACTTTTACAATCTGCATAAAGACAGCACTTTGGGCTCTATCAGCCCCAAAAAAGTGACTGATTATATCCGGGCGATCGCTATGATTCGCGATGCCCTGCAAAAAGGCGGCCAGTACGAAAAATACCGTGAAAGCTACCACCGCCTCGCACGCAAGACCCGCAACAACTGCTATTATTATGTCGCGAAAATGCATTTGCGGCAAAAGGATATGCACAGCTACTTGGCTGACATGCAGTTTGTGCGGCGGGCCATTGCGCTGTGCTGCAAAGAAGATTTTCGCTTCTCAGATGTTTTAAAACGTCTGCCGGCCTTTTCGCGTAAAAAAGGCCTGGCACATTAA
- a CDS encoding NAD(+) synthase has product MENEQSTDSAQKMPADGFFRTAAVTPVIRVADCKTNAAAVLEQAKACAARNVGAAVFPELCLTGYTCGDLFHDRTLQKAAEDALAWLLQETAELPLLFAVGVPVPCGASLYNCAAVCCGGRLLGLTAKRYLPNYSEFYEQRWFSSAPDAPLHMTFAGQETLLGYGILYACKELPELVAGVEICEDLWVPAPPSIAMAQAGATLLLNASASDEVIGKAAYRRDLVRGQSARLYCTYVYADAGEGESTTDLVFAAHNLIAEGGTVLADTPLFQSGITAADTDLERLLQERRRTTTWQNGPAPGAVVSFSFAYAFDRQQIQRRFPRMPFVPEDSADLAKRCECILSLQANGLKTRLKHTGIHSAVIGISGGLDSTLALLVTARAFDLLGLPRSGITAVSMPGFGTTGRTKGNAEGLSRALGAAFREVPIGAAVHQHFADIGHDEAVQDVTYENSQARERTQILMDIANQTNGLVIGTGDLSELALGWATYNGDHMSMYGVNSSIPKTLVRHLVRYAAGAFGGEIGSILLDVLDTPVSPELLPPKDGEIAQKTEEVVGPYELHDYFLFYMLRFGFSPAKIYRMACDTFAGSYPPAEIFRWLKTFYRRFFHQQFKRSCLPDGPKVGTITLSPRGDWRMPSDASARLWLDELNSLATAVSE; this is encoded by the coding sequence ATGGAGAATGAGCAAAGTACAGACAGCGCACAGAAGATGCCGGCAGATGGCTTTTTCCGCACCGCGGCAGTCACCCCGGTCATTCGGGTAGCTGACTGCAAAACAAACGCGGCCGCCGTGCTTGAGCAGGCAAAAGCCTGTGCAGCACGCAATGTGGGCGCAGCTGTATTTCCAGAGCTGTGCCTAACCGGCTACACCTGCGGCGATTTATTTCATGACCGCACCCTGCAGAAAGCCGCAGAAGATGCACTGGCCTGGCTGCTGCAGGAAACCGCCGAGCTGCCCCTTCTGTTTGCTGTGGGGGTGCCAGTCCCGTGCGGTGCCTCCCTTTACAACTGCGCCGCCGTTTGCTGCGGCGGGCGCCTGCTGGGGTTAACGGCAAAGCGTTATCTGCCGAATTACAGTGAATTTTATGAGCAGCGATGGTTTTCTTCTGCACCAGACGCCCCCCTGCACATGACCTTTGCCGGCCAGGAAACGCTTCTTGGGTACGGTATTCTGTACGCCTGCAAAGAGCTGCCAGAGCTTGTTGCCGGGGTGGAAATATGCGAAGACCTGTGGGTCCCCGCACCGCCGAGCATTGCCATGGCACAGGCAGGTGCCACGCTGCTGCTCAATGCCTCAGCAAGTGACGAGGTAATCGGCAAAGCCGCCTACCGCCGTGACCTGGTGCGTGGGCAGAGTGCCCGCCTGTACTGCACATACGTTTACGCGGACGCCGGTGAGGGAGAATCCACTACTGACCTGGTCTTTGCCGCACACAACCTGATTGCCGAGGGTGGCACTGTACTGGCTGACACCCCCCTGTTCCAGAGCGGCATTACTGCAGCCGACACTGACCTTGAACGCCTTTTGCAGGAACGCCGCCGCACAACCACCTGGCAAAACGGCCCGGCGCCCGGCGCAGTGGTTTCCTTTTCATTTGCCTATGCTTTTGACCGGCAGCAAATACAGCGGCGCTTTCCGCGTATGCCCTTTGTACCGGAAGATTCTGCCGACCTGGCAAAGCGCTGCGAGTGCATTCTTTCCCTGCAGGCAAACGGCCTGAAAACCCGCTTAAAGCACACAGGCATTCATTCTGCCGTCATCGGTATTTCCGGCGGGCTTGACTCTACCTTGGCACTGCTGGTCACCGCACGTGCTTTTGACCTGCTGGGGCTGCCACGCAGCGGCATTACGGCGGTCTCAATGCCGGGTTTTGGCACTACCGGGCGTACCAAAGGCAATGCAGAAGGTCTTTCGCGCGCACTGGGTGCTGCTTTCCGTGAAGTACCAATCGGCGCGGCGGTGCATCAGCACTTTGCTGACATCGGCCACGACGAGGCTGTGCAGGACGTCACCTATGAAAACAGTCAAGCGCGCGAGCGCACGCAGATTTTAATGGATATCGCAAACCAGACAAATGGCCTTGTCATTGGCACCGGCGACCTTTCTGAGCTGGCACTGGGCTGGGCCACCTATAATGGCGACCATATGAGCATGTACGGCGTAAATTCCTCTATCCCCAAAACACTGGTACGGCACCTGGTGCGCTACGCGGCGGGAGCTTTTGGCGGGGAAATCGGCAGTATTTTGCTGGACGTACTAGACACTCCGGTCAGCCCAGAGCTGCTGCCGCCCAAAGACGGCGAGATTGCCCAAAAGACTGAAGAAGTGGTCGGCCCGTACGAACTGCACGACTACTTTCTTTTCTATATGCTGCGCTTTGGGTTTTCACCGGCAAAGATTTACCGAATGGCCTGTGACACCTTTGCGGGCAGCTACCCGCCGGCCGAAATTTTCCGCTGGCTCAAGACTTTTTACAGGCGCTTTTTCCATCAGCAATTTAAGCGCAGCTGCCTGCCGGACGGCCCCAAGGTCGGCACCATTACGCTTTCACCGCGCGGTGACTGGCGTATGCCAAGCGATGCCAGCGCCCGCCTTTGGCTGGACGAGCTGAATTCGCTGGCGACCGCTGTTTCAGAGTAA
- the spoVAC gene encoding stage V sporulation protein AC: MQISQKQYQSMYEKASPGSNLFVDCLWAFGVGGAICALGQWLCDLYRAAGLSLTAASAWVSITLIGLSALLTALRIYDKLAKHAGAGTIVPITGFANSIVSPAMEYKSEGLVLGIGAKMFTVAGPVLVYGTTASVLYGLILYLFR, encoded by the coding sequence ATGCAGATTTCCCAAAAGCAGTATCAATCCATGTACGAAAAAGCTTCGCCCGGCAGCAACCTTTTTGTCGACTGCCTGTGGGCTTTCGGCGTGGGCGGTGCCATCTGCGCACTGGGACAGTGGCTGTGCGACCTGTACCGAGCAGCAGGGCTGAGTTTGACAGCGGCCTCTGCCTGGGTTTCCATTACACTGATTGGTCTTTCGGCACTGCTGACTGCACTGCGCATTTACGACAAACTCGCAAAACACGCCGGCGCGGGCACGATTGTACCGATTACCGGCTTTGCTAACAGCATTGTTTCGCCCGCCATGGAGTACAAAAGTGAGGGACTGGTGCTGGGCATCGGCGCAAAGATGTTTACGGTAGCCGGTCCGGTACTGGTTTACGGCACCACCGCCAGTGTGCTCTACGGACTGATTCTGTACCTGTTCCGTTAG
- the spoVAD gene encoding stage V sporulation protein AD produces the protein MIQRIGNHTLRLDPPAYVRGRGSFAGKKEAEGPLAAYFDGVHDDTTLGQDTWEKAEEKLQTEALKTALHRAGLDPAQVQIMFAGDLLNQCISSTYGLKDLDIPFLGQYGACSNMAQSMGLASVFVGCGAAENAAAVTSSHFCTAERQYRFPLEYGGQRTPTAQWTVTGAGAVIMGSQPAAVSIKEVTFGRMTDLGVNDANNMGAAMAPAAARTLTDYLTDTERTPAAFDLILTGDLGYVGSQLLRQLLRKAGWDAETTHNDCGLMIYDRKKQDVHAGGSGCGCSASVVCGYILQQMEQGILHDVLFLATGALMSPTALQQGEDIIGIAHLVHLHSDVPPKE, from the coding sequence ATGATACAGCGAATTGGAAACCACACTCTGCGCCTTGACCCACCCGCCTATGTGCGCGGCAGGGGTTCATTTGCCGGAAAAAAAGAAGCCGAGGGGCCGCTCGCCGCATATTTCGACGGCGTGCATGATGACACCACCCTGGGGCAGGACACGTGGGAAAAAGCCGAAGAAAAGCTGCAGACAGAAGCGCTGAAAACGGCGCTGCACCGGGCGGGCCTTGACCCCGCCCAAGTACAGATTATGTTTGCCGGCGACCTGCTCAATCAGTGTATTTCCTCTACCTACGGTTTAAAAGACCTGGATATTCCTTTTCTGGGACAGTACGGCGCGTGCTCAAACATGGCACAAAGCATGGGACTTGCCTCTGTATTTGTCGGCTGCGGCGCGGCAGAAAACGCCGCAGCCGTGACAAGCAGCCACTTCTGTACTGCAGAGCGGCAGTACCGCTTTCCGCTGGAGTACGGCGGCCAGCGCACACCGACCGCCCAATGGACAGTGACAGGCGCAGGCGCTGTCATTATGGGCAGCCAGCCGGCGGCGGTTTCTATCAAGGAAGTCACCTTTGGCCGCATGACCGACCTGGGGGTAAACGATGCAAACAACATGGGGGCTGCTATGGCACCGGCAGCCGCACGAACCCTGACCGACTACCTGACCGACACTGAGCGTACCCCCGCTGCATTTGACCTGATTTTGACGGGTGACTTGGGCTATGTCGGCAGTCAGCTGCTGCGGCAGCTGCTGCGCAAAGCCGGATGGGATGCGGAGACGACTCACAATGACTGTGGTCTGATGATTTACGACCGCAAAAAGCAGGATGTCCATGCTGGCGGCTCCGGCTGCGGGTGCAGCGCCTCGGTTGTGTGCGGGTATATCCTGCAGCAGATGGAGCAGGGTATTCTGCACGATGTGCTGTTTTTGGCCACGGGCGCGCTGATGTCCCCCACTGCGCTGCAGCAGGGAGAGGATATTATCGGCATTGCGCACCTGGTGCATCTGCACAGCGATGTGCCGCCAAAAGAATAG
- a CDS encoding MoxR family ATPase, with protein sequence MYEFLEEEHIDSGIIGGIKAFCAAHPVPPQLQSRVPHPRYPYYGKEIWEAAASALLCGENLLLVGSKATGKNVLAENLAMVFSRPAWNVSFHINMDASALIGMDTFEGGEVRFRPGPIYQCARSGGFGVLDEINMAKNEALAVLHSALDFRRAIDVPGYDQIEMDAATRFIATMNYGYAGTRELNEALASRFVVLQMPPISGEHLQKLLHREFPALRQKAAEQFSALFLDLQKKCASAEISSKALDLRGLLSAVRLMQQGLEANQALDMGITNKVFDGYERGLVRDVIAARVPAHLTRSRLFSD encoded by the coding sequence TTGTACGAATTTCTGGAAGAAGAACACATCGACAGCGGCATTATCGGGGGAATCAAGGCATTTTGTGCGGCACACCCGGTGCCGCCGCAGCTGCAGAGCCGTGTTCCGCACCCGCGGTATCCCTATTACGGTAAAGAAATCTGGGAAGCCGCCGCGTCAGCATTGCTCTGCGGGGAAAACCTGCTGCTTGTTGGCAGCAAGGCGACTGGTAAAAATGTCTTGGCAGAAAATCTTGCTATGGTGTTTTCCAGACCCGCGTGGAACGTTTCTTTTCATATCAATATGGATGCTTCTGCCCTGATTGGAATGGATACCTTTGAGGGTGGTGAAGTCCGCTTTCGCCCGGGGCCCATTTACCAGTGCGCCCGCAGCGGTGGTTTTGGGGTGTTGGATGAAATCAATATGGCAAAGAACGAGGCACTGGCAGTGTTGCACTCTGCGCTGGATTTTCGCCGTGCAATCGATGTGCCAGGCTACGACCAAATTGAAATGGACGCCGCGACACGCTTTATTGCAACCATGAACTACGGCTATGCCGGTACGCGCGAGCTAAACGAGGCGCTGGCGTCACGTTTTGTAGTGCTGCAGATGCCGCCAATTTCCGGCGAGCACCTGCAAAAGCTGCTGCACCGAGAATTTCCGGCACTTCGGCAAAAAGCAGCTGAGCAGTTTTCTGCGTTGTTTTTAGATCTGCAGAAAAAGTGCGCGAGTGCCGAGATTTCCTCAAAAGCACTGGACCTGCGCGGCCTGCTTTCTGCGGTGCGCCTGATGCAGCAGGGGCTTGAGGCCAACCAAGCACTTGACATGGGCATTACCAACAAAGTCTTTGACGGTTACGAGCGGGGGCTGGTCCGTGATGTGATTGCAGCCCGTGTGCCTGCCCATTTGACGCGCAGCCGCCTGTTTTCGGATTAA
- a CDS encoding ATPase P, whose product MFFKPSALSRMRLDDAALRADKKSCKKYGPCGVGQKALYLSSMFLSRRFYVPISAVKRVYKKIAMSKGGFSGQGAFGTIPYIVVEYDNGNKIECTFKFEKNVDLMLAAVQRDHPEIKTMSAQAEKNLKRAKAEEKARLKTDLSPEAVQSIEQIKRARKYLEKRPELSKKLSTASKAKRVNSNARPSYKWVAIAVTFAGIVAAAYGVYEMITKKGSLGIYFTLIGLAFVFMFAGICIKPTAHRNQREVDADLQKARSDMEAYLHDFQDFPLPARYAHPAALTRMIRSIEEGRAENIAQAYEDLKKGLKALNSSVQVSQQEYDEVVAIKPMFLVEDYR is encoded by the coding sequence ATGTTTTTTAAACCTTCCGCGCTGAGCAGAATGAGGCTGGACGATGCTGCTTTGCGGGCAGATAAAAAGAGCTGTAAAAAGTATGGTCCTTGTGGTGTTGGGCAAAAGGCGCTGTACTTGAGCAGCATGTTTCTCAGCCGCCGCTTTTACGTCCCGATTTCTGCAGTAAAGCGTGTCTATAAAAAGATTGCTATGAGCAAAGGCGGCTTTTCCGGTCAGGGTGCTTTTGGCACCATTCCCTATATTGTAGTGGAATATGACAACGGAAACAAGATAGAGTGCACTTTTAAGTTTGAAAAGAATGTGGACTTGATGCTTGCCGCGGTGCAGCGCGATCACCCAGAGATAAAGACAATGTCTGCTCAGGCAGAGAAAAATCTGAAAAGGGCCAAAGCAGAGGAAAAAGCGCGGTTGAAAACAGACTTGTCCCCCGAGGCAGTGCAGTCGATCGAGCAGATTAAGCGGGCACGCAAATACCTGGAAAAGCGCCCCGAACTTTCCAAAAAGCTTTCTACTGCGAGCAAGGCAAAGCGCGTAAACAGCAATGCGAGACCCTCTTACAAATGGGTGGCGATCGCCGTCACGTTTGCCGGTATTGTTGCGGCCGCCTATGGAGTATACGAAATGATTACAAAAAAGGGCTCTTTGGGCATTTACTTTACGCTGATCGGGCTTGCATTTGTATTTATGTTTGCGGGTATCTGTATCAAGCCGACCGCACACCGCAATCAGCGTGAAGTAGATGCCGACCTGCAAAAGGCGCGCAGTGATATGGAGGCCTACCTGCACGATTTTCAAGACTTTCCGCTGCCTGCCCGCTATGCGCACCCGGCCGCTCTCACCAGAATGATCCGCAGTATCGAAGAGGGCCGCGCAGAGAACATTGCACAGGCGTATGAAGACCTGAAAAAGGGACTGAAAGCGCTCAACTCCAGCGTGCAGGTAAGCCAGCAGGAATACGACGAAGTTGTCGCAATAAAACCCATGTTTTTGGTGGAGGATTATCGCTAA